Proteins encoded by one window of Kineosporia sp. NBRC 101731:
- a CDS encoding glutamate-cysteine ligase family protein, which translates to MSIEDLAQAAGPVAGTVSDPLDGQPLTESDAEGWIPRTCFKCGPPRTVGIELEYLIHRDVDPPEHLAPDKLKLLHDDIQTQALRSGFTVEPGGQVELSSLPADDLPGAIADLTADLEKLTAVASRHGARLTGTGIDSLPLPVRYLQEPRYAAMEEYFDRTGSAGRVMMRASASVQVNIEAARIGSGPGDFDRRWELLHAIGPATAAAFGRPTRHPVADPRLKGYRLLRQGIWRRLDPARCHAPVPTSGETLQEAYTRWVLDAPVLAVRRNGRPWTAPRDLTFRQWLREGARAVPDATAPTLEDLKFHLTTLFPPVRARGFYEVRYLDQQPGPGWRVAAATVAALMQDDSAGDAALEACEPVRDAWELAAREGLANDRVREAARKVLEHAAQALDRDGMGELAQQTSEYLDRVALTEPSAVEERPW; encoded by the coding sequence GTGTCGATCGAAGACCTCGCCCAGGCGGCTGGTCCGGTGGCAGGAACGGTGAGTGATCCCTTGGACGGTCAGCCACTCACCGAGTCCGATGCCGAAGGCTGGATCCCCCGAACCTGTTTCAAGTGTGGCCCACCGCGCACGGTGGGTATCGAGCTGGAATATCTGATTCACCGCGACGTGGACCCGCCGGAGCATCTGGCGCCGGACAAACTGAAACTGCTGCACGACGACATCCAGACCCAGGCGCTACGATCCGGATTCACGGTCGAGCCCGGTGGGCAGGTCGAGCTCAGCTCCCTCCCGGCCGATGATCTTCCCGGTGCGATCGCCGACCTGACAGCAGATCTCGAGAAGCTGACCGCCGTCGCGAGTCGCCACGGGGCCCGGCTGACCGGAACCGGTATCGACTCCCTCCCCCTGCCCGTCCGGTACCTGCAGGAACCCCGATATGCCGCGATGGAGGAGTATTTCGATCGCACCGGCTCGGCCGGGCGGGTCATGATGCGCGCCAGCGCCTCGGTCCAGGTCAACATCGAGGCCGCGCGCATCGGATCCGGTCCCGGTGATTTCGACCGGCGCTGGGAACTGCTGCACGCGATCGGTCCCGCCACCGCCGCCGCGTTCGGCCGGCCCACCCGGCACCCCGTCGCCGACCCCCGTCTGAAGGGCTATCGCCTTCTGCGTCAGGGAATCTGGCGCCGCCTCGACCCGGCGCGCTGCCACGCACCCGTCCCGACCTCCGGTGAAACGCTTCAGGAGGCCTACACCCGCTGGGTTCTCGACGCCCCCGTCCTGGCGGTGCGGCGAAACGGCCGCCCCTGGACGGCGCCGCGCGACCTGACCTTCCGCCAGTGGTTGCGTGAGGGTGCCCGGGCCGTGCCGGACGCCACCGCGCCCACCCTCGAGGACCTGAAGTTCCACCTGACCACGCTGTTCCCGCCGGTGCGGGCACGGGGGTTCTACGAGGTGCGCTACCTCGACCAGCAGCCCGGCCCCGGGTGGCGGGTGGCGGCCGCCACGGTCGCCGCGCTGATGCAGGACGACTCCGCCGGTGACGCCGCGCTGGAGGCCTGCGAGCCGGTGCGCGACGCCTGGGAGCTCGCCGCCCGTGAGGGCCTGGCGAACGACCGGGTGCGCGAGGCGGCCCGGAAGGTGCTGGAGCACGCCGCGCAGGCCCTGGACCGGGACGGGATGGGCGAACTGGCCCAGCAGACCTCCGAGTACCTCGACCGCGTGGCCCTGACCGAACCGAGCGCAGTGGAGGAGCGACCGTGGTGA
- the egtB gene encoding ergothioneine biosynthesis protein EgtB translates to MVNPDLGPAELDDAQLRERLAADLIRARARTQQLTDVDDTELTHQHSPLMSPLVWDLAHIGNQEELWLLRDVAGRDPLLPETVDQLYDAFQYPRKDRPKLPLLEAGPSRQYVDGVRSKVLDVLERIPLNGRPLLNRGFAFGMIVQHEQQHDETMLATHQLRTGEALLSAPRPPRASAKNLPPEVLVPGGPFTMGTDVEPWALDNERPAHAVDVPAFFIDTTPVTNRAYRDFVEDGGYDDPRWWDPRGWAYRQQTGLSAPQFWNREANTWTRRVFGRTEPLHDDQPVVHVNWYEADAYARWAGRRLPTEPEWEKAARFDPVSGRSRRFPWGDEEPSAEHANLGQRYLEPAEVGAYPAGRSALGVHQLMGDVWEWTSSTFNGYDGFRAWPYREYSEVFFGPDYRVLRGGSFGSDPSAVRATFRNWDYPIRRQIFSGFRCARDLTAAEKDV, encoded by the coding sequence GTGGTGAACCCCGATCTGGGTCCGGCGGAGCTGGACGACGCCCAGTTGCGCGAACGCCTGGCCGCCGACCTGATCCGCGCCCGCGCCCGTACCCAGCAGCTGACCGACGTGGACGACACCGAGCTCACCCACCAGCACTCGCCGCTGATGTCGCCGCTGGTCTGGGACCTGGCACACATCGGCAACCAGGAGGAGCTGTGGCTGCTGCGGGACGTGGCCGGGCGCGATCCCCTGCTGCCCGAGACCGTGGACCAGCTCTACGACGCGTTCCAGTACCCCCGCAAGGACCGGCCGAAGCTCCCCCTGCTGGAGGCCGGGCCGTCCCGTCAGTACGTGGACGGCGTGCGCAGCAAGGTGCTCGACGTGCTGGAGCGGATCCCGCTGAACGGGCGCCCGCTGCTGAACCGGGGGTTCGCCTTCGGCATGATCGTGCAGCACGAACAGCAGCACGACGAGACCATGCTGGCCACCCACCAGTTGCGCACCGGAGAGGCGCTGCTGAGCGCACCGCGGCCACCGCGGGCGTCCGCCAAGAATCTCCCGCCCGAGGTTCTGGTGCCGGGCGGCCCCTTCACCATGGGCACCGACGTCGAGCCCTGGGCCCTCGACAACGAGCGTCCGGCCCACGCCGTCGACGTGCCGGCCTTCTTCATCGACACCACCCCGGTGACCAACCGCGCCTACCGGGACTTCGTCGAGGACGGCGGCTACGACGATCCGCGCTGGTGGGACCCGCGGGGCTGGGCGTACCGGCAGCAGACCGGGCTGAGCGCCCCGCAGTTCTGGAACCGCGAGGCAAACACCTGGACCCGGCGGGTTTTCGGGCGTACTGAACCGCTTCACGACGACCAGCCGGTGGTGCACGTCAACTGGTACGAGGCCGACGCGTACGCGCGTTGGGCCGGTCGCCGGCTGCCGACCGAACCGGAGTGGGAGAAAGCGGCCCGTTTCGACCCGGTGTCCGGGCGCTCGCGGCGTTTTCCCTGGGGCGACGAGGAACCGTCCGCCGAGCACGCCAATCTCGGTCAGCGGTATCTGGAACCGGCCGAGGTGGGAGCGTACCCGGCAGGGCGGTCCGCCCTCGGGGTGCACCAGCTGATGGGCGATGTCTGGGAGTGGACCTCGAGCACGTTCAACGGTTACGACGGATTCCGGGCCTGGCCGTACCGGGAGTACTCGGAGGTCTTCTTCGGGCCGGACTACCGGGTGCTGCGCGGCGGCTCGTTCGGGTCCGACCCCTCGGCCGTGCGGGCCACGTTCCGCAACTGGGACTACCCGATCCGGCGGCAGATCTTCAGCGGTTTCCGGTGCGCCCGGGACCTGACCGCCGCCGAGAAAGATGTGTAG
- the egtC gene encoding ergothioneine biosynthesis protein EgtC, which translates to MCRHLAYVGPELRIGELVTDPPHALTRQAWAPRRQTHGIMNVDGFGLGWYAPGDPQPARHRGDGPVWGDETFADLARTVRTTGLLAAVRSGTEGMVSGRGAAAPFRDGPWLFSHNGALPGWPGSGAELVKDLEPARLLRLDAPTDAAALWALTLDRLDAGHTPEQALRHVVRRTLETTGGRVNLLLTDGRRIAGSAQGASLSYRRTHGGVVVASEAYDDQDGWHDVPDGQLITVEDGDIALNPL; encoded by the coding sequence ATGTGTAGACACCTCGCCTACGTCGGCCCGGAACTGAGGATCGGGGAACTCGTCACCGATCCGCCGCACGCCCTCACCCGCCAGGCCTGGGCCCCGCGCCGGCAGACCCACGGGATCATGAATGTGGACGGTTTCGGGCTCGGCTGGTACGCGCCGGGCGATCCCCAGCCGGCCCGGCACCGCGGCGACGGGCCGGTCTGGGGCGACGAGACCTTCGCCGACCTGGCCCGCACCGTGCGGACCACCGGGCTGCTCGCGGCCGTCCGCTCCGGCACCGAGGGCATGGTGTCGGGGCGGGGGGCGGCCGCACCGTTCCGCGACGGTCCCTGGCTGTTCAGCCACAACGGCGCCCTGCCGGGCTGGCCGGGTTCGGGAGCCGAACTGGTGAAGGACCTCGAACCGGCGCGTCTCCTGCGGCTCGACGCGCCCACCGACGCCGCCGCGCTCTGGGCCCTGACCCTCGACCGGCTGGACGCGGGCCACACCCCGGAGCAGGCCCTGCGGCACGTGGTGCGGCGCACACTCGAGACCACCGGAGGGCGGGTGAACCTGCTGCTCACCGACGGCCGGCGGATTGCCGGCAGCGCACAGGGCGCGAGCCTCTCCTACCGCCGCACCCACGGCGGGGTGGTGGTGGCCTCCGAGGCGTACGACGACCAGGACGGCTGGCACGACGTGCCGGACGGGCAGCTGATCACGGTGGAGGACGGCGACATCGCGCTGAATCCGCTCTAG
- the egtD gene encoding L-histidine N(alpha)-methyltransferase, with the protein MDYGFTDHLPEDFADGSLRADVLAGFGATPKWLPPKWFYDKNGSELFEDITRLPEYYPTRSERAILQADAAGIVGRSGARHLVELGSGSSEKTRLLLDQLDQDRAVYTALDVSGSALRQAAQALRIAYPRLRIEAVRADFEQHLTAVLRDGRDEGHRIVAFLGGTIGNLRPEQRQAFLSAVRDGLGPTDSFLLGADLVKSPAVLVPAYDDAAGVTAAFNLNLLRVLNDRLGADFDPEAFEHRAFWNESEAWIEMRLRARDDLTVRFADLDLTVEFGAGEELRTEISAKFTRNCLEEELTTAGFTPEGWWTDPDGRFSLSLWKPLQDDSSS; encoded by the coding sequence ATGGACTACGGTTTCACCGATCACCTGCCCGAGGACTTCGCCGACGGGAGCCTGCGCGCCGACGTGCTGGCCGGATTCGGGGCGACGCCGAAATGGCTTCCACCGAAATGGTTCTACGACAAGAACGGCAGCGAGCTGTTCGAGGACATCACCCGGCTGCCGGAGTACTACCCGACCCGCAGCGAGCGGGCGATCCTCCAGGCGGACGCGGCCGGTATCGTCGGCCGGTCCGGTGCCCGGCACCTGGTGGAGCTGGGGTCGGGGTCGTCGGAGAAGACCCGGTTGCTGCTCGATCAGCTGGATCAGGACCGGGCCGTCTACACCGCGCTCGATGTCAGTGGGAGCGCGCTGCGGCAGGCCGCCCAGGCGCTGCGCATCGCCTATCCCAGGTTGCGGATAGAGGCTGTCCGGGCGGACTTCGAGCAGCATCTCACCGCGGTGCTACGTGACGGCCGGGACGAGGGGCACCGGATCGTCGCCTTCCTCGGCGGGACGATCGGCAACCTGCGCCCCGAACAGCGTCAGGCCTTCCTCTCGGCCGTGCGGGACGGTCTGGGACCCACGGACTCGTTCCTGCTCGGCGCCGACCTGGTGAAGTCGCCCGCCGTGCTGGTGCCCGCCTACGACGACGCGGCCGGAGTGACCGCGGCGTTCAACCTGAACCTGCTGCGGGTGCTGAATGACCGGCTGGGAGCCGATTTCGACCCAGAAGCCTTCGAGCACCGGGCGTTCTGGAACGAGTCGGAGGCCTGGATCGAGATGCGGCTGCGCGCCCGGGACGACCTCACCGTGCGGTTCGCCGATCTCGACCTCACTGTCGAGTTCGGCGCGGGCGAGGAACTACGCACCGAGATCTCCGCCAAGTTCACCCGTAACTGCCTCGAAGAAGAGCTCACAACGGCTGGTTTCACCCCGGAGGGCTGGTGGACCGACCCGGACGGCCGGTTCTCGCTCTCCCTGTGGAAGCCTCTTCAGGACGACTCGAGTTCTTGA